A section of the Lodderomyces beijingensis strain CBS 14171 genome assembly, chromosome: 2 genome encodes:
- a CDS encoding ribosomal P2 domain-containing protein, giving the protein MLSSHQTSKNDRSKYLAAYLLLVNAGKSTPSAEDVKAVLSAADVEIEDDKVEKLISELDGKSIEELIAEGNEKLSSVPTGGAAAAAGGAAAAGGAAAEEAAEEVAEEAAEESDDDMGFGLFD; this is encoded by the exons ATGCTTTCCAGTCACCAAACATCCAAGAATGACAGAC TGAAATACTTAGCAGCATACTTGTTATTAGTCAACGCCGGTAAATCAACCCCCTCAGCCGAAGACGTCAAAGCCGTCCTCTCAGCCGCTGACGTTGAGATCGAAGACGACAAAGTTGAGAAATTGATCTCGGAATTGGACGGCAAATCCAtcgaggagttgattgcTGAAGGTAACGAGAAATTGTCCAGTGTCCCAACTGGTggtgccgctgctgctgctggtggagctgctgctgctggtggtgctgctgctgaagaagCTGCTGAAGAAGTTGCTGAAGAAGCTGCCGAGGAATCTGACGACGATATGGGATTCGGTTTGTTTGATTAA
- a CDS encoding mitochondrial 37S ribosomal protein uS13m, whose amino-acid sequence MAVVVYGKAIKHNFPVRIGLAKTIFGIGYSTASKLMSKIGIYPNCRMNQLTEPQIMELNKEISLLTVEGHLKQKINNDIKLKKDIGSYAGSRHALGFPVRGQGTRNNASTARKLNKVERFKL is encoded by the coding sequence ATGGCAGTAGTCGTATACGGAAAAGCAATCAAACACAACTTCCCGGTGCGGATCGGGCTAGCCAAGACCATATTTGGGATAGGCTACAGCACAGCTTCAAAGCTAATGTCGAAAATCGGCATATACCCCAACTGCAGAATGAACCAGCTTACAGAGCCGCAGATCATGGAGCTTAATAAGGAGATCTCGCTTTTGACAGTAGAGGGCCATCTCAAGCAGAAGATCAATAATGatatcaagttgaaaaaggataTAGGCTCTTATGCTGGTTCGAGGCATGCGTTGGGATTCCCTGTGAGGGGCCAAGGTACACGGAACAACGCCAGTACTGCGCGTAAGCTTAATAAAGTTGAGCGGTTCAAGCTTTAA